The window CCGATCGTGCCGCTGACCTTTCAGTTTGTCTCGTTGATGATCGCTGCCTGGTACGGCGCCAAACTGCTCAGCCGACCGATCCAGCGTCTCAGCGACGCCGCCGAGCGCCTCAGCGAAGACCTCGACAGCCCCCCGCTCGATGAGTCCGGCCCTCGAGAAGCAAGGCAAGCCGCGCATACCTTCAACCTGATGCAACAACGCATTCAAGAACAGGTCCAGCAACGCGCGCGCATGCTCGGTGCGGTATCCCATGACCTGCGCACACCGCTGTCGCGGCTGAAACTGCGTCTGGAAAATATCAGCGACGACAAGCTGCAAAGTCAGATGCGTCAGGACCTCAACGACATGATCGGCATGCTCGACGCCACCCTCACCTACCTGCACGAACAACGTACCAGCGAAGCGCTGCAACTGATGGACGTGCAGGCGCTGGTCGAATCGCTGTGCGAAAACGCCCAGGATCAAGGCGCAGACGTGCAAGTCAGCGGCCATTGCGCGCCACTGCCAGTGCAACCGATGGCACTGCGCTCGTGTATCAACAACCTGATGGACAACGCCCTGCGCTATGCCGGCCAGGCACGCATCGAACTGCTGGATCAGCGCGAGCAACTGCTGATCCGTGTGATCGATCATGGGCCAGGGATTGCCGAGGACAAACGTGAGGCGGTGTTTGAGCCGTTCTATCGCCTGGAAGGTTCGCGCAACCGCAATTCCGGTGGCGTGGGATTGGGCATGACCATCGCCCGGGAAGCGGCTCAGCGTCTGGGTGGGCAATTGAATCTGGAAGAAACCCCGGGCGGCGGCCTGACCGCCATCATCCGCCTGCCAAGAATCTAAAGATCTGTGTACCCACCGGTACAAACCCCACATACCCACGACAACTTGCCCCTTGAGGCTGCATAAGCCGGTACGCCCACCGGTTTACCGTCCAAGGAGTGAGCCCGATGATCGGTAGCGTCAGCAACTACACGAGCTATACCAGCACCAGCAGCACCACCACGCAAAACGCGCGCAGCCAGCAACTGCAAAAACAACTGTTCGCCAAGCTCGACAGCAACGGCGACGGCGCGGTGGATCAAGACGAACTCAACAGCGCCTTGTCGCAAAAGTCCGACGATGGTCTGCTGGTCAACCTGAGCAAACAATTCGGCGATCTGGACAGCGACGGCAGCGGCAACCTCAGCGCCGAAGAAATGACCGCCATGGCGCCGCCACCGCCACGAGATCAGGCCCCGAACACCGACCTCGCCGACGCCCTGATCAGCGCCCTCGACACCGATGGCGAAGGCGCCATCAGCGGCGACGAACTGAGCAGCGGCCTCACCAGCGCTGGCAGCACCGTCGACAGCAACGAAATCTTCTCGGCCTTGGACAAAAACAAGGACGGCACCGTCAGTCAGGACGAACTCACCGCCAGCCTGACGCCACCGCCGCCTCCACCACAAGTCAACAGCGACGAACTGTTCAGCCAGCTTGATGCCGATGGTGATGGCAGCGTCACCGCCAGCGAATTGAGTAGCGCGTTGCAGGTTAGTGACAGCACCTCGACAACCAGCACTGATACCAGTGCGGCGCTGCTCAAGGTTTTGGATAGCGACAGTAGTGGTGGTGTGAGCAGTGATGAATTGAAGGCCGCGTTACAGGCGGGGCGTGAGCGTCCGTCGGATGAAGAGACGGCCAGTGCGCAGACCACGGCCGAAGCGCTGAACCGCATGATTGCCAATCTGAGTAGGCAGTATTCGCTTACCAGCGCCGCGCCGGTGGGCAAATATCTCAATGTTGCTACGTAAATGAATCTTGTGTAGGAGCTGCCGGAGGCTGCTCCTACATGGGAATTGGTATGCATCTGGGTTTGGGGAGCATATCCGTTGCTGCGGTGATGGCTGATTAGGGTTCCGCCCTTACGGCGGGTCACTTTTTGCAGACGACGAAAAATTTGGGTTTAGGGGGCATATCCGTTGCTGCGGTGATGGCTGCTTGGGGTTCCGCCCTTACGGCGGGTCACTTTTTTGCAGACACCGAAAACTTCAGGTTTGGGGGCATATCCGTTGCTGCGGGTGTTGCTGATTAGGGTTCCGCCCTTACGGCGGGTCACTTTTTCCAGACGCCGAAAAAGTAACCAAAAAGGCTGCTCCCGGACGTACGGCACTTCGCTTAGGCTCAGTGTTCCCTCGCTACGGTGTCCATCCGGGGGCATCGCCTCCGGTTTGCTGCGCTGCACCTCCTCTCGATGTGTTTGGCTTCGCCAAACGGCGCTGCGCGCCTACCCCCCGGATGAACACCTCCGCTCGGCCTGCCGATGGGCCTGAAGATCAAGAGCAGGATCAAAAGCCAAAGCCAAAGCAGATCAAAAGATTGCAGCCTTCGGCAGTGCCTACAAGGCATGAGTACAACCGCCAGAGCTTGGTCGACTGTCAGGTCGCCATCGCTGGCAAGCCAGCTCCCACAGGGGTGGAGTACAACCGCCAGAGCTTGGTCGACTGTCAGGTCGCCATCGCTGGCAAGCCAGTTCCCACAGGGGTGGAGTACAACCGCCAGAGCTTGGTCGACTATCAGGTCGCCATCGCTGGCAAGCCAGCTCCCACAGGGGTGGAGTACAACCGCCAGAGCTTGGTCGACTATCAGGTCGCCATCACTGGCAAGCCAGCTCCCACAGGGGTGGAGTACAACCGACAGAAACAGGTCGGCTATCAGGCCGCCATCACTGGCAAGCCAGCTCCCACAAAAAAATGAGTCCCCCCCCGCACGCGGCGCATGCCGCCCCACTCAACACAATGAGCGTTAGCTCGAGTACCGCTCTTGATCTCAAGCGCCCGTCGGAAGGCTGAGCGGAGGGATTGATCCGGGGTGGGAGCGCAGCGACCGTTTGGCGAAGCCAAACACATCGAGAGGAGGTGCAGCGCAGCAAACCGGAGGCGATGCCCCCCGGATCGATCCCGGAGCGAAGGAACCCGAGCCACAGCGAGGGCCGTACGTCAGGGTAAAGCCTTTTTGGTTACTTTTTCGGCGTCTGGAAAAAGTGACCCGCCGTAAGGGCGGAACCCTAATCAGCAACACCCGCAGCAACGGATATGCTCACAACCCCCCAAAAAAACCCCACCTAAACCCGAGCCTGACTCTTACTCCAATCCGTCAACAAACTATAAGCAACAGCCAAAAGCGTAGGCCCGATAAACAACCCGATAAACCCAAACGCAATCAACCCGCCAAACACCCCAAGCAACACAATCACCAACGGCAGATTCCCGCCCCGGCTGATCAGATACGGCTTCAGAACGTTATCCACACCACTGATGATAAACGTCCCCCAGATCCCCAAAAACACCGCCATCCCATACTCACCCTTCCAGGCCAGCCAAGCCGTAGCCGGCACCCACACCAACGGTGGCCCCATCGGAATCAGACTCAGCAGAAACGTGACGATCCCCAACACCAGCGCCCCCGGCACCCCGGCAATCAAAAACCCGATCAACGCCAGAACCGCCTGCGCCGCCGCCGTACCGATCACCCCGTTCACCACCCGCTGCACCGTGCCAGCCACCAACTCGATGTAATACCCGGCGCGCTCGCCAATCAAACGCTCCAGCAACCGATGAGCAAACGCCGCCAGACGCGGCCCGTCGCGATAGAAAAAGAACACAAAGACAATGCTCAGCGTCAGCTCGAGAATCCCGCCGCCGATCTGCGCACTGCGCGCCAGCAACCAGTTACCGACCTGCCCCAGATAAGGCTTGATCGACACCATCAGTGCCGCGCCCTGCTGATCGATGCTGTCCCAGATCCCGACCAGTCGCTCACCCACCAACGGCAAGGTACCAAGCCAGGCCGGCGCTTCCGGCAATCCATCGACCTGCACGTCTTTGATGAAGGCGGTGGCATCGCGCACATGATCGGCGAGGTTGAACCCCAGCCAGACCAATGGCGCCGCCACCAACAACATCCAGCCCAGGGTCAGGATCGCCGCAGCCAGCGACTCTCGGCCATTGAGCAGCCGGGTCAGAAGCCGCATCAGCGGCCAACTGGCAAACGCCAGCACCGCGCCCCAGAACAGCGCCGACCAGAACGGCGCCATCACCCAGAGGCTGGCACCAAACAACACCAGCAGCAGGATCTGCACCAGCAGTCGATCGTTATTGAGCATGTAGAGTCTCGAAAAAATCAGTCAGGCCAAGAATAGGCGAACACAGCGCGCGTGCTCGCCCGATAGAGCTTATCGCAACAGATCGATGCGTAAGCCAGAGCCGTCGACACTGCCGGTTTCCATCCGCGCCGCGCGCACGCCCTGATTGATCAGGGCCTGTCGCCAGGCCTCGGCTTTCGGCCCGGACACCGTCACGCGCAACGTCGTATCGAGATTAAGACCACGGGAAATCAGGCGTAGCCAGGTGTCATCCGGATCATTCACGCGATCAGGGAAATCCAGTTCACCGGTGCTTTTCAGTTGGCGCAACAAAGTCGCCGACGTCGGCAGCAACTCACCCAGCGGCGCAACGGCCTCGAACTGTTCGACATGCAGATACGCTTTGCGATTGCCGCGGGTAATGCTGTAAAGCGCCACCAGCGTGTTGTCCTTCGGTGCCGCCAGCCTCAGCAACAGATAGGCCTGTTGCTCGTCAGCCCCGTACAACTTGGAATTACCGAACACCTCGTTGGCCCACAGGCTGCTTTCGCCGCAGTCCCGCGCCTGGCACCAGAACAGCAACTCGGCGTCCTGCTTTTGCAGGGCCTCGCGGGCGGCGGTGAAGGCTTCGGTGGCGGAATGTTCGGGCGGCAACTCGTAGGTCACCGAAGTGGTCTGGCCACGGGCAGTCACCTGACCGTCGAAACGCAACTGGCCACTGATCTTGCGGATCGCGCCCAACGGGTAGATCCGCTCCAGTTCCACCGGCGGGCGATAGTCGACGATTTGCGCATCGGCCAGGCGCGGCACGATCTGCAGATCCTGACTGCCCGGCACATCGGCGGCGAACGAAACGGAACTGAAACAGCACAGTGCCAGCAGACTGAGTGATCGCTTGGTCAGGCTCATCGGATCGGCATGGCTTGGCGGTTCGGGGTCGTAGCGGTATAGAAATCCATCGTGGTTGTCTCCCATTTCAACCCGCCCAGCCTCGACAGTTGCCCGCGGCAAGTCAAGGAATGGCGAAGAAGCGATTGAAACAGTCTGCGACAAGATCCGCGCCGGCCTCATCGTTCAGGTGCAAATGGTGCCCACCTGCCAGCTGTTCCCGGCTAAAGGGTAGACGCTCCAGCAGTTCAGAGTGTTTGGCCAGCATGCCGTCGGCGGCGACGATCAGTTGCGCCGGGCAAGTGATGCGCTGAACGAAGGCCATCGCCTGCTCCTGGGTCAGGCGCAGCGGTGATGGCAGGGTCAGGCGGTTGTCGGTCCGCCAGGTGTAACCACCGGGCACCGGCATCAAGCCGCGCTGAGCCAACAACTCGGCGGCTTCACGACTGACCGCCACCAGGCCTTTCATCCGCGCTTCGATGGCGCGGTCGAGGGTGTTGTAGACCGGTTTGCGCTTCTCGCGCAGATCCAGCTGTGCCTGCAGAGCCATGCCCATGCGCTCGGCAGCGTTTTCGCCTTTATCTGTAGGAGGAATCACCCCATCGATCAACGCCAGATGCGTGATCCGCTCGGGCAACGATCCCGCCAGCACCAGCGAGACAATCGCACCCATCGAGTGCCCGAGCAGGCCGAAACGCGTCCAGCCCAGTTGCTCGGCGACTTGCAGCACATCATGCGCGTAGTCCCACAGCGCATAGCCAGCGCCATTGGGCCGATGCCCGGAGTGCCCGTGCCCGGCCATGTCCAGCGCAATGATGCGCAAGCCTTTGAGCTTCGGTGCCAGCCGCGCAAAGCTGTTGGCGTTGTCGAGCCAGCCATGCAGGGCGATCACCGGCAAGCCGTCCTCGGGTCCGAACAAATGCGCCGCCAGTTCGATATGCGGCAGGCTCAGGCGCACTTCTTCGAAAACAGGGCTCATGCGCAATCCTTGTCCTGACGGGATTCCCAGCGGGTGAACAGGTTTTTCAGCAACCGTGCGGTGTCTTGCGGGCGCTCAAGGGGAAACATGTGCCCGCCGGGCATGCTCAGCGCCTCACCTTGCGGCATGCGCGACACGAAACGAGTGTGATGGCGCATGACCACGTTGCTTTTGTGCCCGCGCACCACCGCCAGCGGCACTTTCAATTGCCGGGTACGGCCTGGGCTTGTGTGCGGCACGCCGCGATAGATGCTGATCTCGGTGGCTGGGTCGAAACGCAGGCGCAGCTTGTCGCCCACCGGATGTAAACCGTGTTGCAGGTAAGCGTCGAAGCATTCCGGATCGAAACCGCGAAAAAGCGACTTGCCAGCGAAGTAACTGCGCGCACTGTCGAGGTCGGCAAACTCCTCACGGCGCCCCAGGGTGCGCCCGGCCGGGGTCAGCCTGTCGATGAAACCAAAGCGTTTGGCGGCGCGAATGACCCACTGATCACTGCGGGTCAGTACAGGGGAATCGAGCATCACCACACCGCGATACAACTCAGGGCAACGCAGCGCCGCGTGCAGGTGCAGAACGCCGCCAAATGAATGACCGACACCCCACACCGGTTGATCCTGCTGCTGCAAATGGTGGATCAACTCGTCGACCAGGTTGTACCAGTTGTCATCCGCCGGGAAACGCGGGTCATGCGCATGCTGTTGCAGATGCGCAACCCGATACTCGGGCGCCAGCGCCGCGAACAACTTGCCATAGGTGCCCGAAGGGAACCCGTTGGCGTGGGCGAAAAAGATAGGTTGCGACATACAGGCAAATCCATGAACGGGAAACGTGGCGTTGATTGTCCGCAAGACCACGTTCTGCGGCAATGACCGTAACTGCCAGGAATGATGACAGTCAGGTCAACGCCATGGGCAAATCGGCAATTACCGTGCCGGCGGCTGCTCACCCAGCGGTACCACCGCCATGGTCAGGCGTGACACACAGCTGGCCTTGCCTTCATCACTGGTCAAACGGATATCCCAGACGTGCGTCGTACGGCCGATATGAATCGGCTTGGCCACCGCTGTCACCCGGCCACTGCGCAAACCACGCAGATGGTTGGCGTTGATTTCCAGCCCCACGCAGTAAAACTTGCTGGCATCGATGCACAGATAACTGGCCATCGAACCGACGGTTTCCGCCAGCACCACCGACGCGCCGCCATGCAGCAAGCCGTAAGGCTGATGAGTGCGATGGTCGATGACCATGCTCGCGGTCAGCGACTCTTCATCGAACGCTTCAAAGCGAATATCCAGCACTTCGCCGATGGTGTTTTTCTGGATTGCGTTCAACTGCTCGATGTCGGGAGTGGTACGCCACAGGCTCATCGCAGACTTCCTTTGTTGTTTTGGTCGACGCTCAATCCTGCCACAGCACCGCCTCGCTGCGCTCGCTCCATTCTTCGAAGCGGGCGCCGTAGGTGTCTTCGATAACGTTACGCTTGATTTTCAGGGTCGGCGTGAGAAAGCCGTTTTCCACCGCCCAACTGTCCTTGACCACCACCAGTCGCCGCAGACGCTCGTGCTTGTCGAGCACGGCGTTGACCTCCTCCAGCAGTTTCTCCAGACTCGAATGCAGACTCGCCCGGCCCTCCTCCTGATTGACCGTCGACAGCACACACAAACCCAACGGCGCACTCAAGCCATCACCGACCACACACACCTGTTCGATCCGCGAATGCACCGCCAGACGGTTTTCAATGGGTGCCGGGGCGACGTATTTGCCCTTGCTGGTCTTGAAGATTTCCTTGAGCCGACCGGTCAGGCGCAAACGTCCTTCGGCATCCTGTTCGCCCTTGTCGCCGGTACGCAGGAAGCCGTCCTCGGTGAGCGTTTCGACGGTCTTCTGTGGTTCTTTGAAGTAGCCCAGCATGTTCGCCTGACTGCGCACCTGCACCTCGCCGGACGCGTCGATACGCACCTCGACATCCGGGCACGGTTTACCGATCCAGCCCTGCTTGTATTGGCCCGGCAGGCAGATATGCGAATAACCGCAACTCTCGGTCATACCGTAGACCTCCAGCACATCGAGGCCGAGTTTCTGATACCAGGTAAGCAAGGTCTGTGGCACCGGCGCCGCGCCGGACAAAGCCACGCGCAAGGCATCCAGCCCCAACCCCGCCAGCACTTTGTGCCCTACCCGCTTGCCAATGAACGGCAGGCCAAGGAGAAAATCCAGACGCTTCGCCGGGATCTTGCTGTAGACGCCCATCTGAAATTTGGTCCAGATCCGTGGCACACCAAACATCGCGGTTGGCCGCGCGCGCTTGAGATCGGTGATGAAGGTGTCGAGGCTTTCGGCAAAGAACACTGTCTGCCCGGTGTAGATCGATGCCAGTTCAACGAACATGCGCTCGGCAACGTGGCACAGCGGCAGGTATGACAGCAGCCGGTCGTTCTCATTGAGCCCGAACAGTTGCGTGCCACGGGTCGTGGCGAAACCGAGATTGGCAAAGCTGTGCATTACGCCTTTGGGCAGGCCGGTGGTGCCGGAGGTATAGATGATCGTCGCCAGTTGTTCAGCGGCAGGACGCGGATCGTCCTGAATCGACGAGCAACGCTGCAAGTCCGCCCAGTTGAAATCGAACTCGCCTGGTGGATGCAGCGGCAAGCTGATGGTCGGCAAATCGGCGGGCACGCCTTTCGCCATTCCGGGCCAGTCATCGAGTTTGCCGATAAACGCCAGCACGCTTTCCGAATGCTTGAGCACTTGGGCCACCGAGTCGGCGGTGAGATTGGGATACAGCGGCACCGAAACATGCCCGGCCATCCAGATGGCGAGGTCGGCGATGATCCAGTGTGCGCAGTTTTTCGAGATCAGAGCGATGTGGCTGCCGGGCGGCAACTCCCGCGCGCGCAGCCAGTGCGCGGCGCAGCGGGCCTGATGGCCGACGTCGGCCCAGGTCAGGGTCTCGACCTGCCCGCCACCGATGGGCTGTACGAGAAAGCGTTGGCGCGGATGCCGGGCCTCGCGTTCGTAAAACACGTCCAGCGGCAAACGGAATGCGGCAGACATGCGACTCGCTCCTGTTTTTTGGGTCTGGAGCAAGCGTAGTCAACCAAGCAAGTGCTTGGTTGGAAAATTCAAACAAATAATTTCATCGGATTTGCAGGCCTTATCGCTGGCGAGCCAGCTCCCACAGACTCAGTGTGATCTTTCAATTCAAGTTCACAAAAGATCCTGTGGGAGCTGGCTTGCCAGCGATGAAGGCGACTCGATCTCAGGGGTGCTTGAGGCTGTTGAGCTTCATCGAACCGATCAGCAACTCGCTGTGTTCCAGCTCAGCCAGGCCAGCGGTGCTGACCTTCTCCGGCGGATAGCCGGCGCCATGCTGCAGATAGCTGAGCAGATTGCCCACCAAAGGGTTGTGGCTGACCAGTAGCACATTGCTCACCGACACCAGTTGTTCGGCCACCCGGTCCGGATCGACCTCCGGCGTCAGCCAATCGACCGTACGGATCTCCGGTTCAAAACCCAACGCCTCGCGAACAATCTGCGCGGTCTGTTGCGCGCGCAGATAGGGGCTGGCGTAGATCGCCGTCAGCGGCTGGCCGATCAGGTGAGCGGCGCTGTTCAAGGCTTCTTTGCGACCGTGATCAGTCAGTTCCCGCTCGGAGTCAGGACACGAGCCGTAAGGCACAGCCTCACCGTGACGCAACACCCAGAGTTTCATAGCTTGGGCTCCTCATCGCGGGCCGGGTGCGGTGCTGGCGGCACGACGTGTGGCGCCTCACCTTCCGGCGTACGCGGCGTTGGCCAGTCGGCGAACGGCCACGGTTTCTGGTCGCTGTGGAAACTGCCGAAGCGGCCGATCTGCGCCAGAAACTGGCTCAGGCTGTCGCCGAAGTTCATCAGGCTGGCGCTCGGGGCGCCATAGATCAGTCTATATACAAGCTGCACCAGCACCACCGCGCCGAGGATAAACTGCGCCACCTGCCAGACCAATATGTAGACGATCATCCACAACACCCGCAGCAGGATGGATTCGTACTTGGCTTCGGTTTTCGGATCGTTCATGGCTCACTCCCTGCTGAATCAGTTGAAACCACTGGTGGAAATAAAGTCGACGTCGGTTTTCGGCTCGGCCCGCATCAGCAGACCGATGACCTGTTCCAGCGTGCGCCCCTCAAACAGGATCGCGTGCAGCCCGGCGACCAGCGGCATGTACACGCCCACCTCCTGGGATTTGGCCTTGAGCACTTTCAGGGTGTTGACCCCTTCGGCGACTTCACCGAGGCGCGACACCGCGTCCTCAAGACTCAGGCCCTGGCCCAGGGCGAAACCGACCTGATAGTTGCGGCTCTTCGGCGACGAGCACGTCACGATCAAGTCGCCAACACCGGCCAGACCGAGGAAGGTCATCGGGTTGGCGCCCTGATTCACCGCAAACCGGGTCATTTCGGCCAAGGCGCGAGTGATCAGCATGCTCTTGGTGTTTTCGCCCATCTCCAGCGCCACCGCCATGCCGGCAATGATCGCGTAAACGTTTTTCAGCGCCCCGCCCAACTCGACACCGAAACGATCAGCACTGGCGTACACGCGGAAGGTGCGGCCATGCAATGCGGCCTGCACCTGTTTGCACAGTTCTTCGTCTTCACTGGCGACCACCGTGGCGGTCAGCGCATGCTCGGCGATTTCCCGCGCAAGATTCGGTCCGGACAACACGCCGATGCGCGCTTGCGGGGCGATCTCTTCGAGGATCTGGCTCATCAGTTTGAAGGTGTGGGCTTCGATGCCTTTGGTCAGGCTGACCAGCATCTTGCCGCGCAAGCGCTCGGCGTGAGCCGCCAGCACCGTGCGCAAGGCACTGGACGGCAGCGCGACAAAGCACAAGTCGCAGGCGTCGAGGGTTTCCTGCAGGTCAGTGACGGCGGTCACCCCCGGCAGAATCTTGATGCCTTTGAGGTAACGCGGGTTTTCGCGATTGACCCGGATGGCCTCGGCCTGCTCGGGATCACGCATCCACTGCCGGACTTGATGGCCGTTCTCGGCCAAAAGATTGGCCACGGCGGTTCCAAAACTTCCGCCTCCCAGGACCGCAATCGGGCGCTGTTCAGTCATATGCAATCCGTTAATCCATACCAGTGGCGATGCCGGCATTATACGGGGCGACCCGGTCGCGGCCAGCCCCCGCGTCAATTACCGACACTTGTAGGAAGAAGACCAATAAAACCTAGGAAAATGCCTCTAACGTGACTGGAAAAGTCGCTGCCCTCGGTTAACATGCGCGCCAATTCTTAGCTCTATAGGCTGTGTCGTGTTTTTTGCCGCTCTCCCACCGCGTTCCTCCCTGCTGCTCGCGCTGTTGTTCAGCCCGTTGTTGCAGGCGGACGACCTGTTCATGGACAGCGAAGCGCTGCCGCAGGTGTTGACCGCCACGCGTCTGAAGCAGACGCCCGCAGAAGTGCCGGGGAGCATGACCGTACTCGACAGCGAATTGATCAACGCCAGCGGTGCCCGCGACATCAGTGAACTGCTGCGGCTGGTGCCGGGGATGATGGTCGGCAACATCAGCGGCAATCAGGCGGCGGTCAATTACCACGGCACCAACGCCACCGAAGCGCGGCGCATGCAGGTGCTGATCGATGGCCGCTCGGTTTATCGCGCAGGCCTGGCGACGGTGGACTGGAGCGACATTCCGGTGGCCATCGAGGACATCGAGCGCATCGAAGTCTTTCGCGGCCCGAACACCGTCAGCTACGGCGCCAACGCACTGATGGCAGTGGTCAACATCATCACCCGCAACCCGGCGGACAGCCACGGCACGCGCCTGAAGTACACCCGTGGCCAACGCGGCATCAATGACTTCTATGCCAGCCAGGGCACCGGTTGGAATGGCGGCGATCTGCGCCTGTCGCTGTCCGGCCAGGAAGACGATGGATTCGACCGCGACCGCAGCGGTGCCGATTACCGTGACAGCCGCCGCTTGAACCGCTTCAGCCTCGCCGTCAGCCAGACCCTCAGCGACAACCAGAGCCTCGACTGGCAGGTCAACGCTAAGGATGGCAGCAACCAGCGGCCCTACACGTACCGGCCGGTGTTCTCGGGGATTACCGCCGCCGGGAACAATTCCGACGTGGTGGCCAAGGACTACGCCGGTTCGGTGCGCTGGAATCTCGACATCAACCCGGAGCACAGCCTCTATATCCAAGGTTCGGCTCAGCACTGGGATCGTCAGCAAACCTGGCGTGCCTGCGACGCCGAGGTGTCGTTCAGCCCGGAGCTGACGCAACTGTGGCAGCTCAACCCGAATTACACCGAACGTCTGGCACGCAACATCACCCGCTTCACCGGCCCGGGCGCCGCCCCCGGTACGCCGCAGGAAATGGCGTTGGCCAACCGCGTACTCGATCAATGGCGCAACGGCGCCAGCCAGACTCTGTGCGGCGACATTGACCAGAGCGCCCGCGAATCACGCTACGACCTCGAACTGCAAGACACCCTCAGCCTGTCCGACAGCGTGCGTCTGGTCAGCGGCATGAACTATCGTTACGACCGGGCTGATTCCGAGACTTACTTCAACGGCACGCTGGACGACACCACCTGGCGCGCGTTCGGCCAACTGGAATGGCGCGCCAGTGAACACTGGCTGTTGCAGGGCGGTGCGATGTTCGAAGACACGCAACTGATCGGCAGTTCACTGACGCCACGCTTCGCGGTCAATTACCTGATCAATCCGCGCCATAGTCTGCGCGCGGTGTACTCGGAGGCGATTCGCTCGCCGGACATGTTCGAGAACAACGTCAACTGGAGCTATCAGGTCAGCAAGCTGCGTCCCTCGGCCTACGGCCAGTCTTCGGCGCGTTACTTCGTCAAGACTCGCGGCCCCGGCGATCTCGATCAGGAACACATGCGCTCGCGGGAGCTGGGCTACAACGGCTATTTCGCCGATCTGGGTCTGGCGCTCGACGTGAAGCTGTTCTACGACGAGATCACCGGGATGATCAGCGAACCGCTGCGCAACAACCAATACATCGCCAGCAACGCCAACAGCTCACGCTTTCGCGGCACCGAAACCCAGCTAGACTGGCGCCTGGGCACCGTCGACCGCCTGCGTTTGACCTACGCCTACGTCGATGCCGAGGCGAGCAATCCGCTGGATCAGCAATTCACCGCCAGCAACAGCGGTTCCGCCGGCTGGCTGCGCGACTGGGGCCATGGCTGGAACAGTGCCCTCTTCTATTACGGCGACAATGCGCTCAACGGCTACCGCTTCGAGCGGGTCGACACGCGGATCGCCAAGCGCATTGCGCTGGGCAAGGCTCAAGTGCAATTGGCCGGCGTGCTGCAACAACGTCTCGACCATGAGCCGACCACTTTCGTCGACAACAATTACGACGAGCGCCGCGTGCTGTACTTCAGCGCCGAGCTGGAATTCTAAGGTGCGCTACGGCATGCCGCGCAAGACGCCAACTCTGGCTCAATGGCTGGCCGGGTTGTGTCTGTTTCTGACTGCGTGGCTGCACGGTGTGGCGGTGCAGGCCGCCGACATTCTGTTGACCGGCGCCGAAGAAAGCCCCGGTGTGCAAGCATTCGTGCAGGCGCTGAGTGAGCTGCGCCCGACCGACACCGTCCGCTTCCAGCCACTGGCCAGCCTGCCGGCGCCGGGTAAATTGCCGGCCAGCCTGCGCCTTATCCTGCTCGATCTGCCGAGCCTCGACTGGCGCCTGCAAGAATCCCAGGGCCCGGCGACGCTGGTGTTGCGCATC of the Pseudomonas sp. Seg1 genome contains:
- a CDS encoding AMP-binding protein, whose protein sequence is MSAAFRLPLDVFYEREARHPRQRFLVQPIGGGQVETLTWADVGHQARCAAHWLRARELPPGSHIALISKNCAHWIIADLAIWMAGHVSVPLYPNLTADSVAQVLKHSESVLAFIGKLDDWPGMAKGVPADLPTISLPLHPPGEFDFNWADLQRCSSIQDDPRPAAEQLATIIYTSGTTGLPKGVMHSFANLGFATTRGTQLFGLNENDRLLSYLPLCHVAERMFVELASIYTGQTVFFAESLDTFITDLKRARPTAMFGVPRIWTKFQMGVYSKIPAKRLDFLLGLPFIGKRVGHKVLAGLGLDALRVALSGAAPVPQTLLTWYQKLGLDVLEVYGMTESCGYSHICLPGQYKQGWIGKPCPDVEVRIDASGEVQVRSQANMLGYFKEPQKTVETLTEDGFLRTGDKGEQDAEGRLRLTGRLKEIFKTSKGKYVAPAPIENRLAVHSRIEQVCVVGDGLSAPLGLCVLSTVNQEEGRASLHSSLEKLLEEVNAVLDKHERLRRLVVVKDSWAVENGFLTPTLKIKRNVIEDTYGARFEEWSERSEAVLWQD
- the sixA gene encoding phosphohistidine phosphatase SixA — translated: MKLWVLRHGEAVPYGSCPDSERELTDHGRKEALNSAAHLIGQPLTAIYASPYLRAQQTAQIVREALGFEPEIRTVDWLTPEVDPDRVAEQLVSVSNVLLVSHNPLVGNLLSYLQHGAGYPPEKVSTAGLAELEHSELLIGSMKLNSLKHP
- a CDS encoding DUF4389 domain-containing protein → MNDPKTEAKYESILLRVLWMIVYILVWQVAQFILGAVVLVQLVYRLIYGAPSASLMNFGDSLSQFLAQIGRFGSFHSDQKPWPFADWPTPRTPEGEAPHVVPPAPHPARDEEPKL
- a CDS encoding NAD(P)H-dependent glycerol-3-phosphate dehydrogenase, coding for MTEQRPIAVLGGGSFGTAVANLLAENGHQVRQWMRDPEQAEAIRVNRENPRYLKGIKILPGVTAVTDLQETLDACDLCFVALPSSALRTVLAAHAERLRGKMLVSLTKGIEAHTFKLMSQILEEIAPQARIGVLSGPNLAREIAEHALTATVVASEDEELCKQVQAALHGRTFRVYASADRFGVELGGALKNVYAIIAGMAVALEMGENTKSMLITRALAEMTRFAVNQGANPMTFLGLAGVGDLIVTCSSPKSRNYQVGFALGQGLSLEDAVSRLGEVAEGVNTLKVLKAKSQEVGVYMPLVAGLHAILFEGRTLEQVIGLLMRAEPKTDVDFISTSGFN
- a CDS encoding TonB-dependent receptor, with amino-acid sequence MFFAALPPRSSLLLALLFSPLLQADDLFMDSEALPQVLTATRLKQTPAEVPGSMTVLDSELINASGARDISELLRLVPGMMVGNISGNQAAVNYHGTNATEARRMQVLIDGRSVYRAGLATVDWSDIPVAIEDIERIEVFRGPNTVSYGANALMAVVNIITRNPADSHGTRLKYTRGQRGINDFYASQGTGWNGGDLRLSLSGQEDDGFDRDRSGADYRDSRRLNRFSLAVSQTLSDNQSLDWQVNAKDGSNQRPYTYRPVFSGITAAGNNSDVVAKDYAGSVRWNLDINPEHSLYIQGSAQHWDRQQTWRACDAEVSFSPELTQLWQLNPNYTERLARNITRFTGPGAAPGTPQEMALANRVLDQWRNGASQTLCGDIDQSARESRYDLELQDTLSLSDSVRLVSGMNYRYDRADSETYFNGTLDDTTWRAFGQLEWRASEHWLLQGGAMFEDTQLIGSSLTPRFAVNYLINPRHSLRAVYSEAIRSPDMFENNVNWSYQVSKLRPSAYGQSSARYFVKTRGPGDLDQEHMRSRELGYNGYFADLGLALDVKLFYDEITGMISEPLRNNQYIASNANSSRFRGTETQLDWRLGTVDRLRLTYAYVDAEASNPLDQQFTASNSGSAGWLRDWGHGWNSALFYYGDNALNGYRFERVDTRIAKRIALGKAQVQLAGVLQQRLDHEPTTFVDNNYDERRVLYFSAELEF